TGTTTTCATAGAGGTCTCTCGCGTAACGGTCGAGGGGAAGGCGCACCCGCCCCTCCGCGCGCAGGCGCCGCGCGATCGCCGTGATCTCTCCGCTGGTCATCCCTGCCCGCGCGCTCGCCACCAGGATGATCGTACGGATCTCGGTAGGGTTGCGGTCCAGGCCGAACGCGGTGGGGAACGGGTACAGCCCTGGGAAGACCCTGCCGTAGGTCTTGTATAGCGCGCGAAATAGCCGGCTCTGGGGGCCATCCAGCGCGCCGATGATGTTGGAGACGACTATGCCGCCTGGCGCGAGCCGGGTGCGGACCATCTCTAGGAACTCCCGGGTGGCCAGGTGAAAAGGGATGCCCTCGGCAAAGTAGGCGTCCAGGATGATCAGGTCGTACTTCGCCTCGCTGCGGCGGAGGAACACGCGGCCGTCCTGGATGACGATGCGGTGGCGCCCGTCCTCCTTGACCTCAAAGAACCGTTTGGCCACCTCAGCCACCGCTGGGTCGAGCTCGATGCTGTCCACGCTGACGTCGGCGTAGTCGCGTGTGAACCGCTTTGGAATAGAGCCGGCGCCCAGCCCGATGATCAGCACACGCCTCATTGCCGGGTGGAAGGCGTGGGCCAGGTGCGCGTACGACGTGTACAGAAACGGGCTCTCGAATGGGTCGCGCAGGACCATCCCACCCTGGAACGATCGGTTGAACCGGAGGTAGCGGTTGAGGCCGTCCTCCGTGACGCTGATCTGATGGTAGACGCTGTCCTTCTCGTAGAGCACGCGCGAGACCGGGAGCTTGATCGGCGCTCCCTGTAGCGGGGATGTGGCAGAGAGGGCCAGGATCAACACCGCGACCCCCAGGGCAGGGCGGATCAGCCGCTCGTGCGCTGCGACCAGCATGCCCGCCAGTGCCAGCAGCGTGCCTCCCAACAGGTAGAGGATTGCCCGTACTCCCATGGCTGGGATCAGGAAGAAGGCGGTGCCTACGGTCCCGGCGATGCTGCCGGCGGTCGAGAGCGCGTAGAGCACTCCCGCTTTGGAGCCGACGGTGCTGAGGTCTCTCGCGACCAGTTTGATCGCAAACGGTGACGTCATCCCCATCAGTACGCTGGGCATCGCGAAGAGCACGATCGAGGCAAGCATGGGGTTCAGCCGCGGCCCCAGGTCCCACGCGTCGAACGCCAGCAGAATTGGGCGTGCCGCCACCGTAAGCGCCAGTATGGTCAGGCCCGCAAGCATGAGCAGGCCGGCTAGCACAGCCGGCCTGGGCCACCTGTCGGCCATCGTGCCGCCAAGGTAGTAGCCCAGACTCAACGCGCCCAGGAAGATGCTTATCAATCCGCCCCATACGAACACGGAGCTGCCAAAGAAAGGTGCGATCAGCCGGCTGCCCACGATCTCGAGACCCATCAGCACTGCGCCGCTGCCGAACACGACGATGCGGAGTACCACCGAGACGCCTCCTGTCTTGTGGAGATGGTCCTTTTCTTCGCGCTGATCTGCGAGCGGGCCTTCTGCCGCGGATGCAGGGTTGCTATACTTCGGGAGGATTCCAACCGATGAGTCTACCCCGCCGAACGAAGATCGTGGCCACACTCGGGCCTGCATCGCAGTCACCCGAGGTCCTCCGAGGCATGCTTGCGGCCGGTGTGAACGTGGTGCGCCTGAACTTCTCCCACGACACGCCCGACGAGCACGCGCACCGCCTCAAGTCGGCACGCCGTGCCGCCGGCGAGATAGGAGCGCCGCTTGGCGTGCTGGTGGACCTGCCAGGAGCCAAGATCCGCGTCGGGGACCTGCCCGGTGGAGCGGTTGACCTGGCCGCGGGCGACGAGGTCGTTCTGTGCGCGGGCACCACGGCGGACGAGGGTACGATTCCCGTGGACTACGCGCACCTGGCAGACGACGTGCGCCCCGGCCAGCACATCTTCATGCAGGATGGGGAGCTGGACCTGGTGGTTGGCCGCGTGGTCGCGGGCCGGGTGCACTGCACCGTCGAGTTCGGGGGGCGGCTGCGCGAGCACGCTGGCGTGAACCTGCCCGGCGCCCGGCTCAGCATGCCGGTCGTCACCGAGGACGACCTGATTGCCCTTGGCTGGGGAATGGCCCACGGCGTGGACTTCGCCGGCCTGTCGTTCATCGAAAGCGCGGACGACGTCGAGCAGGTCCGGCGGTGGATCGAGGATCGTGGTGGGGCCATTCGGCTCGTGGCCAAGATCGAGCGGCGCCGCGCCTTGGACAAGCTCGAGGAGATCGTCCTCGCCTCCGACGGGATAATGATCGCCCGGGGCGACCTGGCTGTGGAGACCTCGATTGAGGAGGTCCCGGTGGTCCAGAAGGCGATCATCGGTCTATGCAACAGGCACGGGAAGCCGGTCATCACCGCCACGCAGATGCTGGAGAGCATGGTGGTCCGCCCGCGGCCAACGCGGGCCGAGGCCGCGGATGTCGCCAACGCGGTGTTCGACGGCACCGACGCGCTGATGCTCTCGGGTGAGACGGCCATCGGACGGCATCCGGTCGGGTCCGTCGCGACGATGGCCACCATCGCGGCCCGGGCCGAGGAAGCGCTGCCATACGAGCATCTCTTGTTCAGGCACACGCGCGAACGGGTGGGCGAGTCGGGCGAGGCCATCGCGCTGGCCGCCTGCCAGGCCGCGGAGGCGATCGGTGCCGCCGCCATCGTCGCTGCGACCGGCTCCGGCAGCACCGCGCGTCGGGTATCGCGGTTGCGTCCGCGACGTCCGATCGTCGCGGTAACGCACACCGCTGAGACGCTGCGGCAGCTCTCGCTCACTTGGGGTGTTTGGCCGGTGCTGGTTGAGCAGATCGGCGACATTGACACGCTGATCGCGCGCGGCGTAAGGGCGGCGGTCGAGCTCGGCATCGCGCGGCCCGGCGATCAGGTGGTGGTGACGGCCGGGGTTCCGATAGGCCAGCCAGGGACGACCAACTTCCTCAAGGTCGTGAAAGTTGAGGGCTAACAGGTTGAGGGCTAGCAGGTTGAAGGCCAACAGGAGGTAGCACGATGGCATTTGTGGTGGACCTGGAGCAAACCTTCCCCCGGCGCTCCGTGCCGGCAGGCGCGGACATCGGGGACTGGGCGCAGATCGAACCCTTGTTCCGGCGCCTGCTTGATGCAAGTCCCGACTCACCCGGGTCGCTCGAGCGATGGTTGGAGGATGCCAGTGAGCTCGGTTCCGTCATCCACGAGGAGGGGACCCGCCGGTACGTGGCGATGACCTGCCAGACCGACGATCCGGTCCGCGAGCAGGCATATCTCTTCTTCATCGAGCAGATCGTGCCACGGGTGAAGCCGCTTTCACACGCCCTAGACGAGGCCTATCTGCAATCGCCACACCGTGCGGCGCTGCCGGCCCGGTACGCGCTGCTGGATCGCCTGATTACCAACCGCGTGTCGCTGTTCCGAACCGAGAACGTGCCGCTTGAGACCGAGGAGGCGAAGCACAAGCAGCAATACCAGAAGGTCATGGGTGCAATGACGGTCGTCTTCCAGGGAAAGGAACACACCCTGCAGCAGATGGCGCGCTACCTGGAGGAGACCGACAGGTCGGTGCGCCAGGAGGCCTGGGAGCTCGTAGCCCGGCGCCGCCTGGAGGACCGCGACCGGCTGGAGGACCTCTTCGACCAGCTCCTGGCGCTGCGCGTCCAGATCGCACAGAACGCCGGGTGCGCCGACTACCGGGAGTTTGCGTTCCGGCAGCGTGAGCGTTTCGACTACACCCCGGCGGACTGTTTGCGATTCCACGAGGCCGTCGAGGAGACCGTGCTACCACTCGTCCGGCGATTGCGCTCCGAGCGGAGGCAGACGCTGGGGCTCGCCGCGCTGAGGCCGTGGGATCTCGAGGTGGATCCGCTGGGCCGGCCGCCGCTTCGGCCGTTTGAGACATCCGAGCAACTGACCTCTGGTGTGGAGCAGATCTTCGCGGCCGTGGCCCCCGAGCTGGGGGAGCAGTTCCGCTTTCTGCGGAACGCGTCCCTGCTGGACCTGGACAGCCGGAAGGGCAAGGCACCCGGAGGGTACCAGAGCACGCTGCACGAACGGCGCGTGCCGTTCATCTTCATGAACGCCGTGGGGATGGACGGCGACCTGCGCACCCTGCTCCACGAGGGCGGACACGCGTTTCACATGCTGGCCGCCCGTACCGATCCGATCATGGACTACAGGGACGCTCCCCTGGAGTTCGCCGAGGTCGCCTCGATGGGGATGGAGATGCTGGCCAGCCCGTACCTGGGTGTGTTCTACACGGCACCGGAAGAGGCGCGGCGCGCTTTCCGCGAGCAGCTGGAGCGCACCGTGCTCATCTTTCCCTGGGTGGCCACGATTGACGCCTTCCAGCACTGGATCTACACGCACCCGCAGCACTCGCGCGAGGAGCGGCGAGCGGAGTGGACGCGCCTCCTTGTGCGATTCGCTCCCGAGGTGGACTTCGGCGGGTACCAGGAGGTGGCG
This DNA window, taken from Armatimonadota bacterium, encodes the following:
- the pyk gene encoding pyruvate kinase; amino-acid sequence: MQGCYTSGGFQPMSLPRRTKIVATLGPASQSPEVLRGMLAAGVNVVRLNFSHDTPDEHAHRLKSARRAAGEIGAPLGVLVDLPGAKIRVGDLPGGAVDLAAGDEVVLCAGTTADEGTIPVDYAHLADDVRPGQHIFMQDGELDLVVGRVVAGRVHCTVEFGGRLREHAGVNLPGARLSMPVVTEDDLIALGWGMAHGVDFAGLSFIESADDVEQVRRWIEDRGGAIRLVAKIERRRALDKLEEIVLASDGIMIARGDLAVETSIEEVPVVQKAIIGLCNRHGKPVITATQMLESMVVRPRPTRAEAADVANAVFDGTDALMLSGETAIGRHPVGSVATMATIAARAEEALPYEHLLFRHTRERVGESGEAIALAACQAAEAIGAAAIVAATGSGSTARRVSRLRPRRPIVAVTHTAETLRQLSLTWGVWPVLVEQIGDIDTLIARGVRAAVELGIARPGDQVVVTAGVPIGQPGTTNFLKVVKVEG
- a CDS encoding M3 family oligoendopeptidase, translating into MAFVVDLEQTFPRRSVPAGADIGDWAQIEPLFRRLLDASPDSPGSLERWLEDASELGSVIHEEGTRRYVAMTCQTDDPVREQAYLFFIEQIVPRVKPLSHALDEAYLQSPHRAALPARYALLDRLITNRVSLFRTENVPLETEEAKHKQQYQKVMGAMTVVFQGKEHTLQQMARYLEETDRSVRQEAWELVARRRLEDRDRLEDLFDQLLALRVQIAQNAGCADYREFAFRQRERFDYTPADCLRFHEAVEETVLPLVRRLRSERRQTLGLAALRPWDLEVDPLGRPPLRPFETSEQLTSGVEQIFAAVAPELGEQFRFLRNASLLDLDSRKGKAPGGYQSTLHERRVPFIFMNAVGMDGDLRTLLHEGGHAFHMLAARTDPIMDYRDAPLEFAEVASMGMEMLASPYLGVFYTAPEEARRAFREQLERTVLIFPWVATIDAFQHWIYTHPQHSREERRAEWTRLLVRFAPEVDFGGYQEVADYLWHRQLHLFQVPFYYIEYGIAQMGALQVWLRARADRVGAIRRYREALALGGSQPLPALFQAAGAEFGFSARVMAPLMAALAEALDESRQAG
- a CDS encoding spermine synthase yields the protein MTAMQARVWPRSSFGGVDSSVGILPKYSNPASAAEGPLADQREEKDHLHKTGGVSVVLRIVVFGSGAVLMGLEIVGSRLIAPFFGSSVFVWGGLISIFLGALSLGYYLGGTMADRWPRPAVLAGLLMLAGLTILALTVAARPILLAFDAWDLGPRLNPMLASIVLFAMPSVLMGMTSPFAIKLVARDLSTVGSKAGVLYALSTAGSIAGTVGTAFFLIPAMGVRAILYLLGGTLLALAGMLVAAHERLIRPALGVAVLILALSATSPLQGAPIKLPVSRVLYEKDSVYHQISVTEDGLNRYLRFNRSFQGGMVLRDPFESPFLYTSYAHLAHAFHPAMRRVLIIGLGAGSIPKRFTRDYADVSVDSIELDPAVAEVAKRFFEVKEDGRHRIVIQDGRVFLRRSEAKYDLIILDAYFAEGIPFHLATREFLEMVRTRLAPGGIVVSNIIGALDGPQSRLFRALYKTYGRVFPGLYPFPTAFGLDRNPTEIRTIILVASARAGMTSGEITAIARRLRAEGRVRLPLDRYARDLYENKVSTDDVPVLTDDYAPVDILPVYGWEPERTR